The Arthrobacter sp. D5-1 genome segment TCGGTGGACAACAGCGAGACCGCCTACGCCGGAGTGGCCGTAGTAGTTTCCGGCGTCAAGGGCCAGGCGGCTGCGTTCAACGTCCAGCGCAACCTTGCCGGCACGGATTACTTCCAGGACAACCGTGAGGACGAGTCCGTGGATGTCATCCTCACCTCAGGCTACGAAGGCCTGGTGGAGCCCGAACTGGTGGATCAGACCCCTGGAAAGCTGTTGTGTCCGCGCGAAGACCTGCGTATCGCTGACAACTCCAAGTGGCCGATCATTCCGACGCTTCCGGCGGGGCAATAACGGCCGCAGCAAGACCAGCGCCGCGCGCCTGTACTAGCCCGCCAGGGCGTCGTGGATGGGGGCGTTGTGGACGGGTGCTTCCAGCCGGATCGGCCGGCCGTCGTCGTCGAAGCGTGCTCCTGCCCCGAGCTGGATGAAGTGCACCGTCTGCGCTGTGTGCGCTTCAACGGCCGTGTTTGCTTCAGTAGCCGTCCGGACTTCGACGTCGGTGGCCGGGGCCGCTGGGGGAGTCTCGCCGTCGGGCGTTCGGTTGCGTCGTGCGGCGCTGGCAGACAGCGTTCCGTGAATGAGTCGCGCCAGCTGGGCAACATCGACGTCAGGGAGGTAGCCCTGGTGGACACCGTCTTGAAGGATGTCCTGCAGAAGGATGTTGAGGTCGCCCACGTGGTCCGCGAGTTTCGCGAAGGAGCCGGGGGAGAGGACAGCGGCCATGGCCGGCCCCGGGGGCAGATGGCGGCGGCTGAGGTCCTCCACTTGCGCACGGACGTAGAGGGCCAGCCTGTCCACGGGGTTTTCCAGCGCGGCCAGTGACTCCCGGAGATCAACAATGAAGCGCTCGGTCTCGTCCAAGGCGTACGCGATCAGCAGTTGTTCCATGTCCGCGTAATAGTTGTAGACGGCGGTACGGCCCACCCCCGCATGCCGGGCGACGTCGGTCATGGTCAGGCCGGGGAGGCCGTGGGTGAAGAGGAGCTCACCGAAGGCAGTGAGAATCCTCCGTTGGGTCTCGGCGCGTTGGGCAGCATTCGTGGCGGCCGTGATCCTGGGCATATAGACACTTTACAGTGATCTGTCACTAAGAGCTGCGGTTAGGTCAGGTGTCGCTGTTTCCTTCAGGAGCTCGGGCCGTGGTTTTGCGGATGACCAAGTGCGGGGTCCGGACCACGCTGCCCGGCGACTTTGCCCCTTCAATCCGGTCCACGGCGCGGCCGACGGCGGCTGCCGCAAGGAGCGGAGCGTCCTGGCTGACAGAGGATAACTGGACGTAACTCAGCTTGGCGAAGTTGCTGTCGTCATAGCCCAGCACCGATACATCTGAGGGGATGCTGATTCCCGCAGCCCTGAAGCTTTCCATGATTCCGAGGGCCGACCTGTCGTTGAAGGCGATGACTGCCGTTGGCAGATCAGCCTGAAGGATCGGCCCCGCGCTCATGCCGTCCTCTTCCCCGGGGCCGCCGGAAACAACCACAGGTTGCAGGCCGTGCCGGACCATTTCAGTGCGGTACGCCTCCCGGCGTTTGTCCGAGGAGACAGCCTCGCCGCCATCCACGTGGACGATCCGGCGATGACCCAGACCCACCAGATGGTCAACGGCCAGTACGATGCCGGCGTGATCGTCGCTGCTGACCGAATCCACGTACTCGCCCACATCCTCGCGCAGGAGGCTCACTACCGGCACCTGTCGGGCGTGCCGTGCCAGATCATCCACGCTGAGGGTGGGGGCGATGATGATCAACGCCTCGGCGCCAACATCCAACAAGGTCTCGATGGCGCGCGCCTCGGGTCTGCCGCCGGCCACGGCGCTCAGCGTTATCTCATATCCCCTGGCGGACGCCTCGGCGTAGGCGGCGTCGACGATTTCAGCGTGAAACGGCTGTGAGCTGGAAAAGGTGAGGCCCAGGAGTTTCGTCCTGCTGCTCCGCAGCAGCCTGGCGCGGGAGTCTGCCCGATAACCGAGATCGCTGGCCGCCTGCAGGACTCTTTGCCGGGTGGATTCCGCTGCACCGGGGGCGCCCCGCATCACGATGGAAACCAAGGCCCGCGAGACGCCAGCCGCCTCGGCTACGTCCATCAGGGTGGGGCGGCGCTGCAGTTCTGACATATTTCCTCCAATTGCAATCAGTGTATAGAACGATCTAGACGGGACGTGAACCGCATGTCAGTATGGTCTGACTAGAACGATCTAGAAGACATGCGTCAGGAGCTCCCATGGTTTACCTTCAGCACCAGGTCAGTGAAGACCGACCGGTTCGTATTGCTCTGATCGGAGCGGGATGGATTGGCAGTTTCCACGCCGAATCCGTTGCCCAGCGGATCCCCAATGCCCGGCTGGAGGCCATCGTGGATCCGGCCCTCCCCGCCGTCCAGACGCTGGCTGGCCGACTGGGTGTCCGCAAGATCAGTACTGACCCGGAGGATGTACTGAACGATCCCGAGGTGGATGCTGTCCTGATCTCCGCGCCGGCCCGCTTTCATTCCGGGCTGATCTCGGCGGCCGCACGTGCAGGAAAGCATGCCTTCTGCGAAAAGCCGGGCGGCCGTACCGTGGAAGAACTTGACGCGGCACTGGAAGCAGCAGAGGCCGCGGGTGTGGTGGTCCAGTTCGGTTTCAACCGCCGCTTCGCTGCAGATTTCGCTGCCGCCCGCCAACTTATCGATGATGGCGTTGTGGGAACCCCGCAGTTGTTGCGGTCCCTGACACGGGACCCGGGCAGCAGGGACGGGATCGCCAATCCGGAGAGGATTCCGCCGGGCACCATTTTTCTTGAGACCCTCATCCACGACTTTGACACCTTGAACTGGCTGAACCCCGGCGCGGTCCCAGTGCGAGTCCATGCCGTGGCTGACGCACTGGTTGCTCCTGAGGCAAAAGAGGGCGGCCTGTTGGATACCGCTGTGGTCACCGTGACCTACAGCAATGGGGCCATTGCCGTGGCCGAGGCCAACTTCAATGCGCTGTACGGCTATGACGTGCGGGGAGAGGTATTTGGATCTGCGGGTATGGTGACGGCGGGTGGCCCGCAGGCCAGCTCGGCCACGAGCTACACTCCTGCCGGCATCAATGCCGCCACCGTCCGCCTGAACGTGGATCTCTTTCACGATGCCTACACGGCTGAACTCGCCCACTTTGTGGATGCGGTGAAGGCTGGCCGCGATGGTACCCAGGCTCCCGTGGCCCAAGGTGCCGGCGGAGCGGACGCGCGGAATGCTTTGGCTGTTGCCCTGGCTGCCACCCGTTCGGCCCACACGGGGCTGCCTGTTGATGTGGCATCGATTGCCGCACTGCGCCCGGCGGAGCCCGCGTTGCTCACTGTGGGGGATAAAGCATGAGCTTCCGCTTGGCCGTATGCGCTGAAATGCTCTATGGCGAACTGCCCTTGACGGAGCGGGTGAAGAGGATCCACGGGCAAGGGTTCGAAGTGGAGCTGTGGGACACCCGGGGCCGGGATATCGCGGCCCTGGCAGCAACAGGAGCCCGGTTCTCGTCGATGAGCGGCTATTTCGGCGGCAGCCTTACTGATCCCGGTAGTGCCGAGGAGGTGCTGGCTTCCGCGGAGAAGTTGATTCCCGTGGCGCTTGAGCTTGGTGTCGAGCGGATGGTGGTCCACCCTGCGGAGCTCGGGGAGGGCGGCCATGCTGTCCGACCGGTTCACCGGTCTACCGGCGAGATGTGGCTGACCGGGCGAAGCACCCTCGAGCGCCTGGGCGCGCTGGGCGAGAAGCACGGAGTAACCTTCGCGCTGGAGAACCTGAACACCATCCTGGACCATCCCGGGATCCCTTTGGCGCGGGCCAAAGACACCCTGGCGTTGGTCTCCGCGGTTAACCACCCCAACGTCAGGATGATGTTGGACCTGTATCACGCCCAAATCGGTGAGGGAAACCTGATCCAACTTGTCCGGGCCGCGTTGCCCTGGGTCGGAGAAATACAGGTGGCCGACGTCCCGGGCCGCCGCGAACCCGGCACCGGGGAAGTCAACTATCGCGGAGTCGCAGATGCTCTTCAGAAGGCCGGATACGCGGGGGTAGTAGGCCTCGAGGCGAAGGCCGCCGGGGGAGACGACCTGGAATCAGGGGATGCCGCGCTGGCGGCGTTCCGTGCGGCCTTTGAAAGCTAGCTAAGAGCGGCCCGCCCGCGGGTCAGGGATGGCACCCTACGCTCCCGCGTTGGTCGGTACCTGCGCGGGAGCGCTGCATCCACGGGTCAAAACTCGCGTAGCATCAAGGAAAACCGGTCAATCGCATCGCCGGTCAACACTGTAGCTAGGGGGCGTATTGCGCGCAACGGTCAAGGACGTGGCGCGCCGTGCAGGGGTATCGCCCAAGACAGTCTCGAACGTGATGAACGGCGTCGTGCCGGTCAGTGGACCCACCCGGCTCAGGGTTGAGCAGGCTATGGCGGAGCTCGACTACGTCCCAAATCTTTCGGCGCGCGGACTGCGGAATGGCCGCTCAGGGGTTATTGCCCTCGCTTTGCCGGACCTGGCAACACCGTACTCGGCGGAGGTTGCCCACCATATTGTGGAGGTGGCCCATGAGCAGGGCTGGATTGTCCAGATCGAGGAAACGGGCTCGGACCCTGACCGCGAGCAGGAGCTGATGACGCGGGCACGCTCCAACCTGATCGACGGATTGATCCTCAACCCCGTGGTGTTGGATGAGAGTGCGGTCAAGGTTGGAGTTGCTCTGCCTCCAGTGGTTCTTCTGGGCGAGGTGACGCAGCAGCTGGCCGATCGGGTCTTTGTCAACAGCCTGACGGCGGCCCGGGACATGACGCTGGCACTGGCCAAGCCCGGGCGGAGGCGCATTGCGGTCCTTGGAACCACCCAGGGACGAGGATCTGCGGCAGCTATCCAGCGTACTCAGGGGTATGAGGCCGCTTTGGACATCCTCGGTATCCCCAAAGATGAGTCACTGCTGATTCCTTGCGAAAAGTGGACGCCCGAAACGGCCGCCAAAGCCCTGGACGCCTACCTGGATCAGCACCCTGTTCCAGAAGCTCTCTTCTGCTTCACCGACTCCATGGCGATTGGTGCCCTGAGCGTTCTCTGGAAGAGAGGCTTGCGGATACCCGAAGATATCGCCGTTGCGGGTTTCGATGACATTGCCGATGGCCGCTACGCCGTCCCTTCGCTGACTACGGTTTCCTTTGATAAGCGAACCATTGCCAGCGAAGCCCTGCGTCTGCTGACGGAGCGCATGGGGGACAGGGCCCATGGGCAGCGGGTTGTCAGTGTGGATTACAGCATCGTGGAGCGGGGCAGCAGCAAGGCCTGAAACGAGAGCCGTGCACTAAATTGTGTGCGCTAACAATTTTCTCTTGCCCCGCTCATTACATCGATGTAATGTGAGACCTGCGTCACCCCGGGCCACCATATACCCGAGTGTGGAGACGCGCCGGAGCCGGACTTCAAGCGGTGCAGCAGCTATGCAGCGCAGCAGCAACAACGCAGTAACACCGCAGTGCAGCAGTGACCTTTCAGCGGACCCATCCAAAGGAGTGACGGGTGAAGCAGTTTGAATCTTTGACCGGGAAACAGTTGTCCCGGAGACAGTTATTGACAGGATCGGCCCTCCTTGGCGGGGGACTCCTGGCCACCAGCCTCACGGGTTGTGGAGGGGCGGCCCAAGCCGCCGCGGTCCAGGACATCGGGTTCTGGCACCTTCTTTCCGGCGGTGACGGGATCAAGATGCAGGCGATGATCAACGCGGCAAACCAGGCCAACCCCGGCTTCAAGGTGCACCCCACAGTCCTGGCCTGGGGTCCGCCTTACTACACCAAACTGGCCATGGCGTCGGCGGGAGGCCGCCCTCCTGAGGTAGCCATCATGCACGCCAGCAGGGTGCCCGGTTACGCGCCAGGGGGACTCATTGATCCTTGGGACCTGGACCTGCTCGCCGAGAATGGTGTGACGGCCTCGGATTTCGCCCCGAGGATCTGGGAGAAGAGCCAGCATGGCGGCAAGGTCTTCTCCATTGCCTTGGACTCGCACCCGTTCGTCATGTTCTACAACACGGACGTAGCAGCCAAAGCGGGCGTCCTGGGCGGCAACGGGCTGCTCCAGGAAGTGAGCTCGCCGGACGGGTTCAAGGCAATGGCCTTGGAAATGCAGAAAGTGACCAAGGCCCATGGACTGTCCTTCGGCTATCTGGGCAGCGGATCGCAGATGTGGCGCTTGTTCTACACGCTTTACAAGCAGCACGGCGTGGACATGGAACTGACGCCAGGGCAGCCTATGAAAGTGGACCGGGACGCGGCCATTGAGTCGCTGGAATTCATGGCCTCCCTGTTCGACGACACCATCGCAGCCCAGGCCGGTGACATCAGCACCGGTATCGCCGAGTTCGCCCGTGGCGGTTCCGGGATGCTGTTCAGCGGTGTTTGGGAACTGCCCACCATGAAGAAGGCCGGCATTCCCGTTGACGCGGCCACCATTCCCACGCTGTATGGGACGCCGGCCTCTTACGCTGACTCGCACTCGTTCGTACTCCCACGGCAACTCAACGTCAACGAGGACAAGCGCCGGGACGTCTACAAGTTTGTCACCGACGTCCTGAAGGGATCACTGTCCTGGGCAGAAGCCGGACACATCCCCGGCTACCAGCCCGTGGTCCAATCCCAGGCGTACCGCGAACTGACCCCGCAGATCCACTACGCCAACGCTGCGGACATCATCGCCTACGATCCCGAGGCCTGGTTCAGTGGCTCCGGCTCGGACTGGCAGACCTACTTTGCGGAGAACGTGCAGAACGTCCTCTTGGGCAGGGACAAGGCCTCCGCCGGATGGGATGCCTTTGAACAGCGCACCAACACCCTCCTCTCCCGTCCCAACCCGGTCTAACCGGCCCACGTACCGAGCGACCAAAGGAGTTCTTGAATGAGTACCTCTACGCTGTCCCGGCCGAGGCCGGAGAGTCTGCGCAAACCCGGGAGCCGCACCCGCAGCAACCTGAGCGGCTGGGGATTTGCCGCCCCGTTCCTGGTGTTCTTCCTCGTTTTCCTCGTCTGGCCCATCCTCTACGGCTTTTACATGAGCCTCACGGGCAAGTCCCTCACCGGGGCCAACGACAGCCTGATCGGTTTCGCCAACTACGCCGAGGCCTTGGCCGACGCAGACATGTGGCGGTCCTTGGGCAACACCCTCTACTTCACGGTGATCAGCACCGTGCCCCTGGTCCTCGTAGCCCTGGTCATGGCAGCCCTGCTCAACGTGGGACTCCCGGCCCAATGGCTGTGGCGGCTCTCCTACTTTGCGCCCTACCTGCTGGCTTCCACTGTGGTTTCGCTGTTCTTCACCTGGATGTACAACCCGCAGCTTGGCCTGATCAACGAGTTCCTCACCGGCATCGGCCTCCCTCGGGTTGCCTGGCTGAACGACCCCAACGTGGCCATGTGGGCAATTGTCATCGCCACCCTCTGGTGGACCGTGGGCTTCAACTTCCTGCTCTACCTGGCCGCCATGCAAAACATCCCGGCCCAGCACTACGAGGCAGCATCCTTGGACGGCGCCGGAGCCTGGCGCCAGTTCTTCTCCATCACGCTGCCGCAGCTCACCCCCACCACCGTGATGATTGTGCTCCTCCAGATCCTGGCGTCACTGAAGATCTTCGACCAGGTCTACCAAATGACCGCAGGCGGCCCGGCAGGGTCCACCCGCCCCGTGGTGCAGTACATCTTTGAAACCGGGTTCACCGGCTACCGGCTGGGCTACTCTGCAGCCATCTCCTACATCTTCTTCGGACTGATCGTGGTTGTTTCCGTCATGCAGTTCGTCATCACCCGCCGCAGGAGTGCATAAGCAATGGCAACCCCTACCCTGACACGTCCCGCACCCAGCACCACCACAAACAGCCCGGAGATCCGCCAACCCCGCAAGAAGCTGACGGTGGGCAGGATCGCGGCCGTCGTGGTCGCCGCTATTATTGCCGTTCTGTGGCTGATCCCGTTCGCATGGGCCACGGCGACCGCTTTCAAGACCGAGACGGATGCCGCCGCTCCGGACGTCACCTGGCTGCCGCCGTCGGGATTCACTCCTGAAGCGTTCGTCAAGGTGTTCCAAGACGGCAACATCCCGCTCTGGACCTGGAATTCGCTCTACACCTCGGCTGCCATCACGGCCATCACCCTGGTCATCTCGGCACTGGTGGCCTACGCGCTCTCGAGGATCGACTTCAAGGGCAAAAAGGTGCTGATGACCGTGATCATCGCGTCCATCATCATTCCGCCACCCGTGCTGATCATCCCGTTGTTCTACCAGATGCTGGCGCTGAACCTGATCGATACCTCGTGGGCCATCATCCTGCCGCAGGTCATCCACCCCGCCATGGTGTTCGTGCTGAAGAAGTTCTTCGACCAGATCCCGCGCGAGCTCGAGGAAGCGGCTGTGATGGATGGCGCCAGCCGCTTGCGGATCTTTACACAAATCATCCTGCCGTTGTCCCGGCCCATCCTGGCCGCCGTCGCGATCTTCGTGTTCATCGGCGCGTGGAACAACTTCCTGTGGCCGTTCATCGCCACCAACGACGGCAACCTGCTGACCCTCCCCGTGGGCCTGCAGACCATCAAGAGCGCCTACGGCATCCAGTACGCGCAGAACATGGCGTCCGCGCTGCTGGCCGCGCTGCCGCTGATTGTGGTCTTCCTCTTCTTCCAGCGCCAAATCATCAAAGGCGTTGCGACGACGGGACTCGCCGGAACCTGACCGGCACCCACCGCTTACTACCAGACCTGAAACACAACCAAGGAGATACATGTCCCGCGCACGCATCACCCTCGATCGCGACTTCACCATTGGCGAGGTACCCCGACGACTCTTCGGCTCCTTCGTGGAGCACATGGGCCGCTGTGTCTACACCGGCATCTACGAGCCCGGACACCCCGAGGCGGACGAGAACGGCTTCCGCCAGGACGTCATGAAACTCGTCAAGGAACTGGGCGCCACCGTCATCCGGTACCCCGGCGGCAACTTCGTTTCGGGCTACAACTGGGAAGACGGCATCGGCCCCCGCGAAAACAGGCCGCGCAGGCTTGACGGTGCCTGGCACACCGTAGAGACCAACGCGTTTGGCCTGCACGAGTTTGTGGACTGGTCCAAGCAGGCCGGCACGGAAATCATGGAAGCCATCAACCTGGGCACCAGGGGAGTGGACGCAGCCCGCGAGATTGTGGAGTACGCCAACCACCCCGGCGGCACGTACCTGTCCGACCTCCGCGCCAAGAACGGCCACAAGGACCCGTTCAACATCAAGCTCTGGTGCCTCGGCAACGAGTTGGACGGGCCTTGGCAGATTGGCCACAAGACCGCCGACGAGTATGGCCGGCTGGCACAGGAAGCCGCCAAAGCCATGCGGTTCGTGGATCCCTCGCTTGAGTTGGTGGCCTGCGGCAGTTCCAGTTCCAGCATGCCCACCTTCGGCGCGTGGGAGCAGACGGTCCTGACCCACACCTATGACGAAGTGGATTACGTTTCCCTCCACGCCTACTACCAGGAACATGAAGGTGACGTGGGCAGCTTCCTGGCCTCCGCCGTCGATACTGACTACTTCATTGAGTCAGTGGTGGCCACCGCGGACGCTGTGCGTGCCAAGGGCAAGCACAAGAAGCACATCAATCTGTCCTTCGATGAGTGGAACGTTTGGTACCAGCGCGGACTGGACACCGAGGACCAGCCGCACAACGTGGCCAAGGCAGGCTGGCGTGAGCACCCCCGGGTGATCGAGGACAAATACAACGTGACCGACGCAGTGGTGGTGGGCACGCTGCTCAACTCGCTCCTCCG includes the following:
- a CDS encoding extracellular solute-binding protein, with translation MKQFESLTGKQLSRRQLLTGSALLGGGLLATSLTGCGGAAQAAAVQDIGFWHLLSGGDGIKMQAMINAANQANPGFKVHPTVLAWGPPYYTKLAMASAGGRPPEVAIMHASRVPGYAPGGLIDPWDLDLLAENGVTASDFAPRIWEKSQHGGKVFSIALDSHPFVMFYNTDVAAKAGVLGGNGLLQEVSSPDGFKAMALEMQKVTKAHGLSFGYLGSGSQMWRLFYTLYKQHGVDMELTPGQPMKVDRDAAIESLEFMASLFDDTIAAQAGDISTGIAEFARGGSGMLFSGVWELPTMKKAGIPVDAATIPTLYGTPASYADSHSFVLPRQLNVNEDKRRDVYKFVTDVLKGSLSWAEAGHIPGYQPVVQSQAYRELTPQIHYANAADIIAYDPEAWFSGSGSDWQTYFAENVQNVLLGRDKASAGWDAFEQRTNTLLSRPNPV
- a CDS encoding TetR/AcrR family transcriptional regulator, yielding MPRITAATNAAQRAETQRRILTAFGELLFTHGLPGLTMTDVARHAGVGRTAVYNYYADMEQLLIAYALDETERFIVDLRESLAALENPVDRLALYVRAQVEDLSRRHLPPGPAMAAVLSPGSFAKLADHVGDLNILLQDILQDGVHQGYLPDVDVAQLARLIHGTLSASAARRNRTPDGETPPAAPATDVEVRTATEANTAVEAHTAQTVHFIQLGAGARFDDDGRPIRLEAPVHNAPIHDALAG
- a CDS encoding sugar ABC transporter permease, yielding MSTSTLSRPRPESLRKPGSRTRSNLSGWGFAAPFLVFFLVFLVWPILYGFYMSLTGKSLTGANDSLIGFANYAEALADADMWRSLGNTLYFTVISTVPLVLVALVMAALLNVGLPAQWLWRLSYFAPYLLASTVVSLFFTWMYNPQLGLINEFLTGIGLPRVAWLNDPNVAMWAIVIATLWWTVGFNFLLYLAAMQNIPAQHYEAASLDGAGAWRQFFSITLPQLTPTTVMIVLLQILASLKIFDQVYQMTAGGPAGSTRPVVQYIFETGFTGYRLGYSAAISYIFFGLIVVVSVMQFVITRRRSA
- a CDS encoding LacI family DNA-binding transcriptional regulator; amino-acid sequence: MRATVKDVARRAGVSPKTVSNVMNGVVPVSGPTRLRVEQAMAELDYVPNLSARGLRNGRSGVIALALPDLATPYSAEVAHHIVEVAHEQGWIVQIEETGSDPDREQELMTRARSNLIDGLILNPVVLDESAVKVGVALPPVVLLGEVTQQLADRVFVNSLTAARDMTLALAKPGRRRIAVLGTTQGRGSAAAIQRTQGYEAALDILGIPKDESLLIPCEKWTPETAAKALDAYLDQHPVPEALFCFTDSMAIGALSVLWKRGLRIPEDIAVAGFDDIADGRYAVPSLTTVSFDKRTIASEALRLLTERMGDRAHGQRVVSVDYSIVERGSSKA
- a CDS encoding alpha-N-arabinofuranosidase, giving the protein MSRARITLDRDFTIGEVPRRLFGSFVEHMGRCVYTGIYEPGHPEADENGFRQDVMKLVKELGATVIRYPGGNFVSGYNWEDGIGPRENRPRRLDGAWHTVETNAFGLHEFVDWSKQAGTEIMEAINLGTRGVDAAREIVEYANHPGGTYLSDLRAKNGHKDPFNIKLWCLGNELDGPWQIGHKTADEYGRLAQEAAKAMRFVDPSLELVACGSSSSSMPTFGAWEQTVLTHTYDEVDYVSLHAYYQEHEGDVGSFLASAVDTDYFIESVVATADAVRAKGKHKKHINLSFDEWNVWYQRGLDTEDQPHNVAKAGWREHPRVIEDKYNVTDAVVVGTLLNSLLRHGDRVKIANQAQLVNVIAPILSEENGPAWKQTIFHPFARMAELAKGQILRLSVDSDKYSNNRFGDTDLVDVSATWNEETGRVALFFANRGLEEAADVEVALRGFDARQVLRAEVLEIPEGGDRFTINSQEQPGRVGLTALEGVKATGSELRLTLPALSWAVVELDVVKG
- a CDS encoding Gfo/Idh/MocA family oxidoreductase, yielding MVYLQHQVSEDRPVRIALIGAGWIGSFHAESVAQRIPNARLEAIVDPALPAVQTLAGRLGVRKISTDPEDVLNDPEVDAVLISAPARFHSGLISAAARAGKHAFCEKPGGRTVEELDAALEAAEAAGVVVQFGFNRRFAADFAAARQLIDDGVVGTPQLLRSLTRDPGSRDGIANPERIPPGTIFLETLIHDFDTLNWLNPGAVPVRVHAVADALVAPEAKEGGLLDTAVVTVTYSNGAIAVAEANFNALYGYDVRGEVFGSAGMVTAGGPQASSATSYTPAGINAATVRLNVDLFHDAYTAELAHFVDAVKAGRDGTQAPVAQGAGGADARNALAVALAATRSAHTGLPVDVASIAALRPAEPALLTVGDKA
- a CDS encoding LacI family DNA-binding transcriptional regulator → MSELQRRPTLMDVAEAAGVSRALVSIVMRGAPGAAESTRQRVLQAASDLGYRADSRARLLRSSRTKLLGLTFSSSQPFHAEIVDAAYAEASARGYEITLSAVAGGRPEARAIETLLDVGAEALIIIAPTLSVDDLARHARQVPVVSLLREDVGEYVDSVSSDDHAGIVLAVDHLVGLGHRRIVHVDGGEAVSSDKRREAYRTEMVRHGLQPVVVSGGPGEEDGMSAGPILQADLPTAVIAFNDRSALGIMESFRAAGISIPSDVSVLGYDDSNFAKLSYVQLSSVSQDAPLLAAAAVGRAVDRIEGAKSPGSVVRTPHLVIRKTTARAPEGNSDT
- a CDS encoding TIM barrel protein, whose product is MSFRLAVCAEMLYGELPLTERVKRIHGQGFEVELWDTRGRDIAALAATGARFSSMSGYFGGSLTDPGSAEEVLASAEKLIPVALELGVERMVVHPAELGEGGHAVRPVHRSTGEMWLTGRSTLERLGALGEKHGVTFALENLNTILDHPGIPLARAKDTLALVSAVNHPNVRMMLDLYHAQIGEGNLIQLVRAALPWVGEIQVADVPGRREPGTGEVNYRGVADALQKAGYAGVVGLEAKAAGGDDLESGDAALAAFRAAFES
- a CDS encoding carbohydrate ABC transporter permease, yielding MATPTLTRPAPSTTTNSPEIRQPRKKLTVGRIAAVVVAAIIAVLWLIPFAWATATAFKTETDAAAPDVTWLPPSGFTPEAFVKVFQDGNIPLWTWNSLYTSAAITAITLVISALVAYALSRIDFKGKKVLMTVIIASIIIPPPVLIIPLFYQMLALNLIDTSWAIILPQVIHPAMVFVLKKFFDQIPRELEEAAVMDGASRLRIFTQIILPLSRPILAAVAIFVFIGAWNNFLWPFIATNDGNLLTLPVGLQTIKSAYGIQYAQNMASALLAALPLIVVFLFFQRQIIKGVATTGLAGT